GGCGGGTGACAAGCTTCGGGAAGCTTGGGGCGTGGTAGCCTTTTATTTCAACCAtcatttaacaactttaaaagATGAGACTACGAATcagtatttattttcttaaaataatttgacaaattaaatagatttttttatttgcgttgttctattttatttatttatttattttagaataattttttatttatttcaattagtaaatattattttctttcgcaattaaaaaattatttaagtatcATTTACTTTaagtttaaacaaattaattctTTGAGcgtagaaaataatttttgtattatttatatcttAAGTGTGTCATCCTTTGATTTAAACATGCAAAATAAGTTTTAATGTGTAAAATTAAAAcacattaatgtaattttaaataaaataacttttttcttcCTTGTGCATTTGTATATGATCCTCGATATAAATAATTCTTTCATTTTggtcattcatatatatatatatatatatttatattggttTCTACTTATATGTTAAATAACTTTCTATTAGGTGGTACATCGAAAAAAAAACAACTGAATAAAACTGACACATTTTTCTGAcccaaatatatattttatttttagtcctcaataatttgtttttctatttttagtgAGTCACAAAGAAACTATAATGACGAAGGAAAGActagtttatataaaattttttctAGAGCAACATTTCCTCAAAGCACGGTTTTACTCACATAcattagaaaacaaaacaaaatatatatatttttacatggttgaaaagaaaataacaaaatgaagGATTTTACATATGTTTAGAAACAAATTTTCCTTTTCTGTTTTAAATGAAGTAATGGAGCTAACTAATCAACCAAAAGAAAAACTACCCtaattataaagtaaaagtaattctaaaatattcttggatatttatgttattatagataaaaacaatttatagtATAGTAGTGaagttaaactttattttataaattaatttcataattatgagttaagtttaaatatgttttttaatatattgatgATTTTATAAGTCAAACTTggttttataagaaaaaattacacttaaacttactttttaataaatgtcTTAAACTTTAAATGCATTTTGAACTTATAGGAGtctatttaattaaaagttctcaaattcaaacaatcattATTTTCACTCTTTGGATCCTAATTGAGTTCAATAAAGATAGTTGTAATTTTTcaacaaagaaataaattaaaaaattgatgtaGTCTAGATCTCTTTCTCACACACTTAAAATGATTGAGAATTTTGATACTTACGTTCAAGTCAAAAGTAATATAGGTGACTAGTTTAATTGgatcttaatattttaacaatttttttaacaattttttgacaatatactatgtgtcactattttattggtccgTATACTTAAAACGAATCAATCACATACTATTACATagattgttgtaaaaaaattgttaaaaaaagttattaaaatgatattttccatatttttttaagatatctTTTACTTTGAAATGAATCACCTTATATACTTGTGGTCCTTATTAATTACTTTGGCTTATCTgagaaaagtttaaatatttattataataaatacttaTGAATGTACAAATAGActtgttattaatttaattatgttgatATGAACATCATTTACACATAATCACTATGTTTTACTCTAAGCTAAGTTTCAACATGCCATTGTGGTACCAGACAAGATCATCTCAACTCGGTACTAGTCAAGATAATCTCAATcttatacaatatatatatatataatttaattataaatcaatttctatttaatataaGAGTTAAACTTATACAACTTTATTTGAAAAAAGTCGCTTTAATCCACTTTGATATAAGAATCCAAATTTATCTTTATCccttttttcatatatatgtttttaaattctaaagataaaatacatgctatttgaagaagaaatattGAAGAATGTATtgacaatatttaaatttgtttggttTGCTTGATGAATTTCTAAGGCAAAGCGGCAAAGTTTTAGCTATTGACTCTTTAATTTTCTGTGTAGCCTAAGTGGTCTCTGTCGAATTTAACCATCAAGGAAGACACTAAAAGGTAGAAATTTATCAATTGGACTTCACACAACAAGATGAAGATAACCAATATAGAGCAACAAAAGGGTCAAATATATATAGTTGTGAATATGCTTCATGCTCTGCCCAGGAATTTTTCTGCACATTTCTGATACAAGTCTTAAGCTTCAACAAGAGTATCATCTTCGAATACCCTATCTTTATTTACGAAATCaaaacagagaagaaaaaaatacttcTTATAAGATTATCTTATTACGTTGAGCAATACTTGCTCAAACAACTTTTGTCATGGATATGATCACATTAGCAGTCTCAAATTTCTCCACCTCCATTAGTTGCACAAGTTTCCTTTGAAACCTGATAAACAATTCATTTATAACTTGTACCTCAAACTTTGCAGATAGAATAGGCTCCATTGCAGCTCTTGTGTATGTAGCTATGAACTCAGCTCTTATACCTCcatcaagaaaacaataatCTCCACGTTCACTTATACCTTCATCCCTAGCCACTGTGAAAACTTCTAACCTTTGAACAAACAACGACTCTTCTTCCTTAATCAAATCTCTGATCTCCTCAATCGTAGGTTCATATGTTGGTATGTTAAAAGAgtctaatttttcttcttcaatcaaACCCTACAGTATAATACATATACCTGTTAATTATATACATGAAGGACAAATATTGGTAACtcaaaagaaaatgttatttaCCTCGAAGAACATGTCATTGAGTGTTAGGCTAATTACTTCCCAAAGACTTTTTGAAAGAGTTTCAGTTTTGCAAGTGCAAGGTAGCACTAAAACCATTGCTCCTCCAGGCACAAGTTCCTCTGAACGTGATTTCAGAAACAGTTTAAAACCTTGTTGAAATTGCTTCTGGTATGCTTTGTGTACCTCTGGTGGGCTTGTGCTAACTATATGGCAGTTTCCCTTGTTAAGTTCTTTTGCCTCCTTACTTAATCCCATTAACGGATCCTATAAccaaaatatgataaataaatatataaactcaaacattatgttttcattataataataccattttattttttaggattaaatatgcTAAAAATAGTTGATTTGACCTGAGAGAGCCAGTGTAGACTGTTGGCAGAATGAAAAAAGTCTACAGAATCATCAGGAAAGAGCCTGCCATGAAAGGATCCAGGGGTAGCATTGATAAAGCAGGAACCAAACTTCTGACCCTTTTCTTGTACCAATTTTGCATAGAAATCAGGAAGTGACTTGAAGATGGTATTGAAATCGTTTCCAAACAGATCATTGAGATAAAATTGGAATGTTGGTAGTTCAATATTCATGCAAGTGCACGTAGCATCAACAATGTCAATAATATTTGATGTGACAAGAAGTGTATTTGGTCCTACGGAACAACCTAAATCTGCTACTTTGATGCATTTTGGAGAGGAGTCTTGATACAGTACCATTACAGTTTCTTCAAGTATAGGTTTGGCTTTAAGCATCAATTTTTTCTGcaataaatcaaaatcaaatagcTAGATGAAcgtatagaagaaaaagaaaaaatgtatgttatatataaaatattgttacaaacttatataaatgaaacaaatatatatacttGAAATAAGGAATTGTTTGCATAGCTCCTTTCTCCCATGCCACCATTCATGTGAATTCCATTTGATGAACCCATGATCATCAATGCCTATGATAGTATCCACACTGAACAACATTAGCTTGAGccaatataactttttttaaacttaagAAATTTATTATGGACCATGTGATGGAtagtgttggaagtcccacatcgactacagataaggccaatttataatatatatatatatatatatatatatatatatatatatatatatatatatatatatatatatatatatatatatatatatatatatatatatatataaaagtgaggtgtaaacctcaccttacaagtcggttttttggagttgagttaggcttaaagtccacttctaacatgatATCAGAGCATGATTAGGCTTAAAGTTTACTTCTAACggatagtaaaaataaaatatataagcataaaaaaatttctcaagTAATTGGATTttaaaggaaaatataaaaaaagtttaaaaactatactagtttacaattttaaattaagataaaaatattaaacttactGTTATATTATTTTCCTTCACTTAAAATTCTTGTTAATTATTATCAACGTGTTTGGAAAGTTGAAaggatttaataaaaaaattagttgagttattattaagaaaaataacagttttttatataattaactaataTCTAAGCGTGATGTATAGTAGtaatgtttgaatttttattaaaatatatttatgtttaatgtctaatcttgtttcaaataaaaagtatttaaaaagaagatagttatataatacatttttttaaaaaaaatcaattaaagggatacattaaaaatattcaatagtGAGTTGGTGGCAAGGCCATTCACATAAGAGATCACAACACcctaaaaatttgaatttgtatgtttttattttaaagtttattaaatttaacatttaataaatcgataataaataaaatatattttaatattaattaaatttatgctGACTGATGTTAatgacagaaaattaaaaaaaaatggttgtaATAAACTACCTTCGTTGtcattttaaaaagataaatataaaatagacaaaataaaataagcacATGGTCTTTCTTTTAGAGGGATAACACTTTTTTTGTCTCGATTTACATTGTGGTAAATATTTCTTAGTGACAGTGAATAAGAATTGAGAAATGAGATATTACATTGAGAGAGATGAGTTTTATGGGTTGAAGGAGAAAAGTATGAAATAAACGAGAATGAgacaatcataattaattaaaatcaaactcCCATTACAATATTtctatcatttttaattatgagTCTTAGTATTAagaataatttacaattttattctgtcacaaaaacacataaaaaacaaataaatttataccaCCTTAgtaaatactaatttaaataaatatataaaatgtattatattaatagtatctaaattatattaaaattagtagAACTACTTTTAATGTAATTGAATTtgacttaaataaatattaaaaaaataaaccaatgtcaattaaattaacatttatcttatttattttaattagtatcTATTTAAtcaatactaatatttttatatattttgaaaaacatttaaaagCTTAATATCGATTAAATGGATATCGATTAAATGgacattaacattttttttcatataaaaaattcttCTGAAAGTATTTAACGTCAATAGGCAGAAATAAATAccttttatgattaaaaaaagttaaaatcaaaTTGCATCAACCTCAAGTTGTCCAAGCCAAACTTAGAATCGAACATTAAATGAACATAGTAATTCCGGGTTGATCGATTTGTcacaacaaattaaatttttattattatatcaccgtttaaaaaattaatttataaacatatataataaatataaaatatcaaacatatcctaatatatatatatatatatatatatatatatatatatatatatatatatatatatatatatatatatatataatataatagaatataaattGATATACATATTAATTAGGTcttatattcttaattattattttgataaattattttaacaatgaccaacaaattatgaatattttagtACATATTTCAAATTTCTATAAGAAAATCATAGGTGATGTTATTATAGGTTAAATAAAAccaatattaaaactaaataaataaaataacataaaaaaacatgttgACGTGGGTTCTCATGCAGAGATTAACTCTAATACGAAAATATGAAAGGAGATGAATCAGACAATAGCAACAATATCTAACTCAAATGAACGCAGGATCAATGAAGCATGCAGTTTTATGGTGTTTATCTTTGATATTACATTTCTCTTTGGTAGCAAGATTAACCATGATTctcatgagaaaaaaaaaacagatattTTCATACACAATCTGTGGTTGGAAATAAAATGACGAACATTATATATTAACTAGAtgataattattgaattttaaatttatcttaattttacaaaattaattaatataaaataagatttgtatctatatatattttaaattataattattatatgaaacTTGACATTAATAAACTATTCCGataaaataacatgttaaataaatacaaatcttgttgttagaataaattttaacatataattctAACGTTATTTGCTTAAAATCTAttcaattctataaaattagtttataaaataaattttatacgtactttatttctattttaacataaaaaaaattaaataaaggaGGAGAAAAGTCTTACCAAAAAAGTGTGTCCTGCCTTGAACCCTCTAGCCAAAAGATCTGGTTCTGCTTAATTCTTGATCTGAGTTTTGAGTATTTATAGacccttttatctttttagtttcaCCCGGACATATACAACTTGGTTCAGATGAATAGAATTGCAGTGCAGTGATGAATTTTCAAACAAAGTACTATGATGTTACACCAAGTTATTGCAGTCCACGATATTCAAATTAGGCATGTTACAATTTGTTATTGCAGCATCAGTTTTCAAATCAGGCTGCAAGCTGGGGACGCAGTTGCAGACAGGCCAATAATGGAAGATCAATGTAGCAGCCATTCCAAATTCCAATTTCATCCCTGCACTGTCAGCCCAAAtgcaattttagaaaataattacaaaacacTTCTTCAATTCTTCATATATTAACTATActtataatgaatattttttataaacaatatattagaatcatattaattataaattatataaatattttatttatttttaaataatataagaacaaaagatgattaattaaaaaatttaaatgtttcataaattattattatttattaattgaaaGAGATAACTGTTGACTTTtcatacaaaaaagaaatactCATGTTTTAAAGGAGAAAAACATCAAGCTTGTGATAtttataaaagagaaagaaaaagacattAGCATGTGTGTAGGGAT
This sequence is a window from Vigna angularis cultivar LongXiaoDou No.4 chromosome 2, ASM1680809v1, whole genome shotgun sequence. Protein-coding genes within it:
- the LOC108328602 gene encoding probable caffeine synthase MTL2, with amino-acid sequence MIMGSSNGIHMNGGMGERSYANNSLFQKKLMLKAKPILEETVMVLYQDSSPKCIKVADLGCSVGPNTLLVTSNIIDIVDATCTCMNIELPTFQFYLNDLFGNDFNTIFKSLPDFYAKLVQEKGQKFGSCFINATPGSFHGRLFPDDSVDFFHSANSLHWLSQDPLMGLSKEAKELNKGNCHIVSTSPPEVHKAYQKQFQQGFKLFLKSRSEELVPGGAMVLVLPCTCKTETLSKSLWEVISLTLNDMFFEGLIEEEKLDSFNIPTYEPTIEEIRDLIKEEESLFVQRLEVFTVARDEGISERGDYCFLDGGIRAEFIATYTRAAMEPILSAKFEVQVINELFIRFQRKLVQLMEVEKFETANVIISMTKVV